The stretch of DNA GGGGCCGCTGATGGCCAGGGGATGGCCGGGGCGGGCGGCAATGGAGCCGTCCAGGCTCTGGGCGTAGGTCAGGGTGACCAGGGGCCGGCCCTGGCTCTGGCGGAAGCGCCGGGCCGCCTCGGGCAGGTCGCCCAGCCGCGCTTTTAAAGCGGCGTCTCCCGGAAAGGGCAAGGCCTCCTGGAGCAGGGGCACATTTCCGGTGATGATGATGCCGGGCAGGCTCAGAACGGCAGCATCTCCCGGCTCGGTCAGCAGCCGCACCGAAGTAATGCCCAGCTGGCGAAGCAGACAGGCGGCCTCCTCCATGACCCTTGGGTCCGGGTGGGAAAGGGGGCATTCCCAAGCGGCCGCATTGGACGACCCCGACAGATCGAGATACAGAATCACCCCTGCCTCGGCCTGGGCCAGGGCCGCCAGGGCCGCTTCCAGGCGCTCGCCGCAGCGGCAGCCACTGGCACGCAGGATTTCGCCGGCCGGACAGCGCCGGTGCACAGCCAGAAGGGGCTCACCGTCCAGCCGGAGGTCTCCCCGGAGCAGGGCCAGATGCCGGCGGCGCTGTTCCCGGTCCGCAAAGGAGAGGACGCGCCACTCCCCCCAGGCGGAGGTGAGGCGCGCCTCGCCTTGCCGCAGGATCTCCGGGCTTGGGCTCATGCCTCCCTCATGCTGCGGTGGCCTCTCTCATGGGGTGGGCACCAGGCTGTGAAAATTGAGGAGATTGCCGTCGGGATCCTTAAAATAGATGGTGCGGTGCCCCCAGGGAAAGGTGGTGGGGGGCATGACCATGACCAGCCCCGGGATTTTTTGCAGACGGGCATGTTCCTGGTCCACGTCCGCCACCTCAAATTCCAGCATGACGCTCATGTTGGCCCCGCCCCGCATGGCCCCAGGGACGATCCTGGCCATGCTCTCTTCCTTGAACAGGCCTAGGGTCGCACCGCCCACCTGAAACTCCAGGTAATCGTCGGC from Desulfobaccales bacterium encodes:
- a CDS encoding dihydrofolate reductase family protein, which codes for MSPSPEILRQGEARLTSAWGEWRVLSFADREQRRRHLALLRGDLRLDGEPLLAVHRRCPAGEILRASGCRCGERLEAALAALAQAEAGVILYLDLSGSSNAAAWECPLSHPDPRVMEEAACLLRQLGITSVRLLTEPGDAAVLSLPGIIITGNVPLLQEALPFPGDAALKARLGDLPEAARRFRQSQGRPLVTLTYAQSLDGSIAARPGHPLAISGPASQTFTHALRAVHDAILVGIGTVLADNPALTVRLVPGPHPRPVIMDTRLRLPAYARLLREGRRQPVVATSEQAPPERQAELEHLGALVLRLPVGPNGGIHLPVLLTQLAELGITALMVEGGAQVITSFLNSRLVDQVVVTVAPILVGGVRVLDGYLPVAERQFPRLAGVTYYQVGEDLVLWGAPRWS
- a CDS encoding VOC family protein, giving the protein MKKFSHAVNITGRFEALRDFYRQVLQAEPRVFADDYLEFQVGGATLGLFKEESMARIVPGAMRGGANMSVMLEFEVADVDQEHARLQKIPGLVMVMPPTTFPWGHRTIYFKDPDGNLLNFHSLVPTP